The region CCTTTGTCGAAATTCTTGGCGTATTCGTCCATAACTTGGCGTGTGTAGGCCTTCATTGCTTTGCTTCGTTCTGCTTCGGCGCTACCCATTGTGGAAAGTTCCTTTTCCGATGGGGAGATAGTAATAGCAAAGAATTTGGCGTCTTTTGCGCACAATTTAGCCTTATTTTGGTCTAATTCTCTCACAGCAGTAGCAAAGTCCACCTCTTTGCCTTCATGGTCAAAAAACGGCTCTATTTGCCCTTTTTCGGATAAATTCTTTTCATTCTCATGGTTTAGGTATTGCAAAGCACCAAAAGAACTGCCTGTATTGGCATATTTTCCCGAACCTCCGCCCTGAATTTTAATGTTCATAGCTTTTCAATTGTTCTATTGCCTGTTTTTTTCCTCCCCAACCCCCTGCATCCATTGTAATTTGGAGCATTTTAGAAACCTCAGAAACTACCTTTCCATGTTCCTGATAAGACTTCTTTCGAGCTTCTGCCAGTTGGTTTTTTAGCTCCTGATTTTCTTTTTGAACCTTTTCAAAATCTTCCCTTAGAAGTTTCAATAATTCACTCAAGCTTTCTCTGGTTTTGTTGGTTCCGGCGGCAATGCCTTTAACAATATCCTCTCTGGTTGAAAGCCTTGTTAAGGTTGGAATAAGGATATCCTTTTCCTGTTTCTTCATGAATGCAACAACGCTATCCATGCGTTTGATGATCTTCTGCATCTCATCAGCTGGGGCATCGTAATTGAAAGGGTCAATCCCATAGATGCGGAAAAAATCCAGCATTTTAGAAATTACTTTATCTCTGGAAACCTTGTGTTTATTGGCTTCCCGTGCCAAATCAGCTGCGGTTGCTTCGCTTATTCCTATGCTTTTTTGTGCCATATGTAAAAAGTTTTTGTTTATTAATTTACAAATGTAAACTTTGTAAATCAGTTATTTAACCATATTTTTATAAATATCTATAAAATAAATTTATAAATAAATTTATTCAAACAACTGTTTTACAGTTGTTTAGCCTCGCAGAGCAAGGGAGAAACAGGGCCCTGCCCAGTTCCCTCTTGCTGTATCAAAGATACACATTTCGTCTCGCAAAACAACCGCAGCACCTTTTTTTCCGGTAGTCTTTTTTTGGGTTGTTTTCAGTCTTGGGTATCTTTTTTCCCTTATGCCTTTTTGGGGATGGATTTGGAGCACTCTTCAATAGGTTTGTTTTTTCTTGGTTTTGCTCTTTCTTAAACCACCTTTTTTAAGGCGAAGCCCTTTCTTATTGTAATACTTATTGAAGAGTACTCTTATTGTAGTGGTTTTTCCGACTCTCTGCAAATCAGAACCAGCAAGGCACACAGAAGGTTGATAATTTAATTAACGATACATTTTGCGATGTTATCTTTCATTTAACGATACATTTTGCGATAATTAAAGATACATTTTGCGATGTTGTACCCTTAATTAAAGATACATTTTTTTATTATGTATTTTTATTATCTTTGGGGTATGAAAGACAAACCACTACATCCCGACACAATCATCCAACCCAATAAGGTTACGATGATGCGCTATGCCATTACGGCATTAGAAGAAAATCTATTTACTCTTGTAATGGATAGCTTTAAAAACGAGTTATATAACGGTAA is a window of Caldisericota bacterium DNA encoding:
- a CDS encoding BfmA/BtgA family mobilization protein; amino-acid sequence: MAQKSIGISEATAADLAREANKHKVSRDKVISKMLDFFRIYGIDPFNYDAPADEMQKIIKRMDSVVAFMKKQEKDILIPTLTRLSTREDIVKGIAAGTNKTRESLSELLKLLREDFEKVQKENQELKNQLAEARKKSYQEHGKVVSEVSKMLQITMDAGGWGGKKQAIEQLKSYEH